In a genomic window of Canis lupus dingo isolate Sandy chromosome 35, ASM325472v2, whole genome shotgun sequence:
- the ZKSCAN8 gene encoding zinc finger protein with KRAB and SCAN domains 8: MAAESRKSLAPSTPDQAPEEDLVIVKVEEDHGWDQESSLHEKNPPGQELFRLRFRKLCYQETLGPREALIQLRALCHQWLRPDLNTKEQILELLVLEQFLTILPEELQTLVKEHQLENGEEVVTLLEDLERQIDILGRPVPARAHGHGLWEEVVNSESAPELPHTQLRPVAAQHKSLVPQGSQERAISTSQSPTPSQKGSPGDQEMTATLLTAGFQTLEKIEDMAVSLIREEWLLDPSQKDPNRDNRPENYRNMFSLGGENRNENRELASKQVISTGIQPHGETAARCNGDVIGGLEHGETRDLLGRLERQRGNPTQERRHKCDECGKSFAQSSGLVRHWRIHTGEKPYQCNVCGKAFSYRSALLSHQDIHNKVKRYHCKECGKAFSQNTGLILHQRIHTGEKPYQCNQCGKAFSQSAGLILHQRIHSGERPYECNECGKAFSHSSHLIGHQRIHTGEKPYECDECGKTFRRSSHLIGHQRSHTGEKPYKCNECGRAFSQKSGLIEHQRIHTGERPYKCKECGKAFNGNTGLIQHLRIHTGEKPYQCNECGKAFIQRSSLIRHQRIHSGEKSESIGV; this comes from the exons ATGGCAGCAGAATCAAGAAAATCGTTAGCCCCATCCACACCAGACCAAGCTCCAGAAGAAGACTTGGTAATCGTCAAGGTAGAGGAAGATCATGGCTGGGACCAGGAATCTAGTCTGCATGAAAAGAACCCTCCTGGCCAAGAGCTGTTTCGCCTGCGCTTCAGGAAGTTATGCTACCAGGAGACATTAGGACCCCGAGAAGCTCTGATCCAGCTCCGCGCACTTTGCCATCAGTGGCTGAGGCCAGATTTGAACACCAAGGAGCAGATCTTGGAGTTACTAGTGCTAGAGCAGTTCTTGACCATCCTGCCTGAGGAGCTCCAAACTCTGGTTAAGGAACATCAGCTAGAGAACGGAGAGGAGGTGGTAACCCTATTGGAGGATTTGGAAAGGCAGATTGATATATTAGGCCGGCCA GTCCCAGCCCGTGCACATGGACATGGACTCTGGGAAGAGGTAGTGAATTCAGAGTCTGCACCAGAGCTTCCACATACTCAGCTCCGACCTGTGGCAGCCCAGCATAAATCTCTGGTGCCCCAAGGGTCACAAGAGAGAG ccaTCTCTACTTCTCAGAGTCCTACGCCTTCCCAGAAAGGAagtcctggagaccaggagaTGACAGCAACACTTCTCACAGCAGGGTTCCAG actTTGGAGAAGATCGAAGACATGGCTGTGTCCCTAATTCGAGAGGAGTGGCTTCTTGATCCATCACAGAAGGATCCCAATAGAGATAATAGGCCAGAGAATTACAGAAACATGTTCTCCCTGG GTGGTGAGAACAGGAATGAGAACAGGGAATTAGCTTCAAAACAGGTAATATCTACTGGAATCCAACCACATGGAGAGACAGCTGCCAGATGCAACGGGGATGTTATCGGGGGTCTTGAGCATGGAGAAACCCGAGATCTTCTGGGCAGATTAGAAAGGCAGCGGGGAAATCCCACCCAGGAGAGACGACATAAATGTGATGAATGTGGGAAGAGCTTTGCTCAGAGCTCAGGCCTTGTTCGCCACTGGAGAatccacactggggagaaaccCTACCAATGTAATGTGTGTGGTAAAGCCTTCAGTTACAGGTCAGCCCTTCTTTCCCATCAGGATATCCACAACAAAGTAAAGCGCTATCACTGTAaggagtgtgggaaagccttcagtcaGAACACAGGCCTGATCCTGCACCAGAGAATCCATACTGGGGAGAAGCCGTATCAGTGCAATCAGTGTGGAAAGGCCTTCAGTCAGAGCGCGGGCCTGATCCTGCACCAGAGAATCCACAGTGGGGAGAGACCCTATGAGTGTAATgagtgtgggaaggccttcagtCATAGCTCTCACCTCATTGGACATCAGAGAatccacactggggagaagccctATGAGTGTGATGAGTGTGGGAAAACCTTCAGGCGGAGCTCACATCTTATTGGCCATCAGAGAAGCCACACTGGGGAGAAACCCTACAAATGTAATGAGTGTGGGAGGGCCTTCAGTCAGAAGTCAGGCCTTATTGAACATCAGAGAATCCACACTGGAGAAAGACCctataaatgtaaagaatgtgggaaagctttcaaTGGGAACACTGGCCTCATACAGCATCTGAGAATTCACACAGGGGAGAAGCCCTAtcaatgtaatgaatgtgggaaagcctttattCAGAGATCAAGTCTCATTCGGCATCAGAGAATCCACAGTGGAGAAAAATCTGAATCCATAGgagtttag